A segment of the Polyangiaceae bacterium genome:
AGGCGATCGCCGGCGAGCCAGCGCGAAAACGGCAGCTCGAGGCCGGTTGCGCTCTTGTATTCGATGTCTTGATCGGTCGAGAATTTCCACTCGGCATTTAGCCGGAGCACCATGTCGCTGCTGGTCTGTAGGTCGTTGGTCCCCACATCCATGGCGACGACGGCGCCGAGGTATTGGTTGTCGCCGCCGACCAACTCTTCGCCTTTGTAGCTGACGACTGGCGTTCCCGGTGCCGCCAGGGGCAGCCCGCGTAGCCACTCACCGAAGGAACCCGGCTTGACAGGCAGCCGTTCGTAGCTCGGCGGAGGCGGGAAGCGCTGGCTGAGCGTGGTCACCGCTTTGGGTTGGGTGAGGCTGTCGTTGGCGAGCCACGCGTAGCGCTTCGGATCGGGCGCGCTGGGCGGCTCCGTCGGAGGCGCGGCGACGCTGGCTGGTGGCGCATCGGAGCTTGGCGTGGCTTCTGCGGTTGCGGACTCCGCGATCTCGGCGCTGGCCTTGGCGCTAGGCGATGGGTCGGGCTCGGGCTTCGGCTTGTGGCACGCCGTTACCCCAAGGGCGCACAACACCGCGAACCAATGGCGACCGATCCCTTCCACGCCCGCGCATTGTGGCCCACTCCGGCTTTGGGATAAAAGTTGTTAGGGATTTGGCCATGGGAAAGCCACCTGGCTCACCGGCCGAAACCGCTACTCGGTGCGCAAAATCACGTGAAAACCGTAGTCGGTCTCGATCACGTCGCTCACCTGTCCGGGCTTGAGCGCGAAAGCGGCGTCGCTGAACGGCTTGACCATAACGCCACGGGGGAACGCGCCCAGGCTGCCGCCTCGCTCGCCGGCGCCCGGTTCGTCGGAGTACTCGCCTGCCAGCGTCGCGAAGTCTTCGCCAGCGACCGCGCGCTGGCGAACTTCTTCAGCGCGCTCGCGCGCCTCTTCCTTACTGCGGACGATGCTGGAGGGCGCGCTCTTGGAGCCTCGGTACATCACCAGGATGTGGCTTGCGGTGATTTCCTCCGGCTCACCCGGCTTGCCCTGCTCCTCAGGCTCGGGGAACACCGGCTCGTAGAGCGCGCCGGCGTGAACCGGTGGATCAGCCGGCCCTTCGTGAGTCGAAATCACGCACGCGGGTGCGGTGAGGCACAGGACAAGCAAGCTCGAGCAGCGCTTCAGGGAAGCCATGGCGGCGGAGCCTAGGTCAAGGGCTCCGTCCGGGCCACCGCAGAGTGCTGAATCAGAGCACTTGGCTCAGCTTCCAGGCGACGAAGCCGCACCACCCAGCACACAGGGCGAGGGCGACGGCGCTGCTGAAGGGCGAACGGCGAAAGTGCAATCCCGCGGGAACGATGCTGCCGCAGGCCAGCGCGGCGGAGATCAACAGGGCCAACCGGCTGCCTCGACCCGCGAGCTGACTCTCCGCGAGGGCGAATGCACCGAGCGCCGCCCACGCGCCGAGCGCCAGCACCGGGGCCAGCATGCGCGGCCGAGGACTGGGAGGGATGAAGGTCAGCGGCTGCACTGAACTCGGAGGCAAGGTCTGCATGACGCCTCCAGGAACGGCAGGGCCGAGCCGGACTTGAGCTCAAAGCGAGGCGACCACAATCAACAACATGAAGACGAAGAGCAGCGCCAGCGCCACGATCCCAAGCGCGATGAAGAGCCCCTTGTACGTCTTGGGCGTGCGGCCCCACACGTAGCGCGGGTCCTGTCCGTGCACGATTGCTCGATAGAGCTGGCCGCGGAAACGATAGGCCAGCACGTAAGCAGGCAAGGCGTAGCGATCCGTGTTGAGGCTGCTGAGCAACGCGGAGACTTGGATCTTGCGCTTGCTCGAGCCTGGGATCGCCGTGACGTTGAGCTGCGCGGCCGCCGCACGGTGGATGCTGTCGATGACGTGGTTGCGCGCGACCGACCGCTGCACGTCGAAGCGCTCGATCGGCGTGTGAGGTGGACCATTGGCCGCTTGTTCACGGGTGCGGGTGTCGTAGCCCGGAGTCAGGTAACTGGCCTCGTCGTAGGTGAGCCCGCGCGTCGCTGGGATCAGCAAGGAGCGAAACTGCATCTCCCCGGAGCCCGCGTGTGGCGCCCAATACGCGCGCTTCGAACCCGCGTTGGAGTCCGCCGTCCAGGTGACGAGGGCGTTGGCGTTGCACACCCACGCGACCCACCACAGCGGTGCAAGGGAGCTCAGCGTGGCCTCACTCGCGAGCTCCTTTGGAGTGAAGAAGCCACGCTGGCCCTGGAGCCAAGTCCTCAGCAGCTGACTTGCTTGCTCCGGACCGATGCGGAAGGGCAAGAACCACTGGGGCTCCTCCAGGGGATCTTCAGGCCGCTCGACGTGCATCACCGAGCCACAGAAGTGACAGCGCGGCGCTTGGTGCGCGATGGTGTAGCTCACCGCAGCACCGCAATCATTGCAGCGCAGCACCTCGGCGAAGGCGCGGCTCTCCGGCGGGTGGTCTTGCTCTGGCGCAGCCTGGCTGCAGATCGGGCAACGCAGGTCCTGCGGCTCGAGCGGGCTCTGACAGCGAGTGCAGGGGATACTCATGAGAGCAGCATCCCCACGGCAATGAGAAGCAAGAACAGGCCGACCAGCACACCCAGCCCGAGGGCGATCACCAACACCACGCGTCCCCACGCGAGGGGAGCCGGCCCGTAAATGCGCCCAGTTTGCCCGTTGATCAGCAGGCGAACCGGCGGAACACCCGGAGCGACGCGCACTGGCAACACCCACAGCGGCAGCAACATCAAATCGAGCGACTCATAAGAGAGCTGGGTGTTGAACTGCAGGTGGCGGTGCGTGTCCCCGGGCATGAAGCGCCGCAGGTAGAAGTCCACGTGCTGCATCGCTTCGGCGCGCGCCTCCTGCCAAACCGCTGTGGGGGTCTGGCTTGGCTCTTCAGCGGGCCAGCCGCTGATCAGCGCTGCGGTGTAGCGGTGCATCGCTCGCAAGTCGTAGGGCTCGATGCGCTCGAGCTCGAGGTTCGGGATCCCACGTGAAGCGCTGACCACGATGTCCCTCACGAACGTCGCGTGTTCGCCACCGAGGGGCCGCCACTCGGTGTGGGTGCGCTTGTTGTCTCCGCTGCCGGTGGTGTAGGTCTCGCCTATTTCCACGCGGTAACCGGAGCGGGCCACCGCGGAGTACAGGAAGGCAGGGGTGTACACCGCGTGGAGATCTCCCAGGGGCGCCCGGCGGATCTCCTTGCCGCGAAACCAGCCCAGGCCGCGCTGCCAGGCGCGAGCGCGCTCGAGCGCGACTTCCGGGGGCAACACGAACGCCAGGGCGAAGCGTGGCCTGACCCGCGAGGGATCCGAGGCGCTCTCCACGACGTTCGGGGAGCGGCAGTAGAAACAGGTCGCCGTGCGTTGAGCTTCGGCCAACCTCAAGAGGGCGCCACACTCCTGGCATTGCAGCTCGCGTGGTTGGTTCTGCTGATAGGCCGCCTGCACCAGTCCGGCAGGATGGCCCACAACGGCGGCGGCGGGCAATCCCTGGGCAATTCGAGCTTTTTTTGGGGGGAGGCCGACGGTCTCTGGCTCTTCCCGCCGGGTCTCACGCCGCGCATGGCGGCTTCAAAACCAGCGACTCGAATTCTTTCGATCCGTGCTCGTTCAGGCCACAGACTTCAATGCGCCTTCGAACAGGTACACCAGCTGCAGCACGCCTGCGAGCAAGCCGAGCGCAGCGCCAGCGACGATCAGCTTCCACTCGTCCTGCTGAAACGCGGGGCGCAGCACACCCTCGAAGCTCTTCGGATCGAGTTGCTTCATGCGCTCCATCAGCTCCCCTCGGATGTCGACGGCGCGACCAGCGAAGGTGTGGAGGAAGCCTCCGGGCTTCGGTAGCTCTTCAGTGACCCGCGTCTGGATCTGCGTGCGGAGCGCCTCGCGTTCGGTGTCGGGCAGCAGCATCGCCGCCATGGGGTGGCTTGCGTAGCGGTCGAACAAGGCATCGAGCTGACGGTTCACGATGCCCGTCACGAAGTCTCCCTTGGTGGAACTCTGGATCGTCTCGACGATGTTGTCGGGGTTCAGGAGCTTTGCGCTGACCAGCTCCGCGAAGCGCTCGGCGACTTCATGTTGCCGCTTGTGAAACAGCCCCTGAAGCACGAAGGGGCCGATGCGCTTGGGCTCTGCGGGCTCGAAGATCAGCTTCAGCGCGAGCCAGTTCGTCGCGTAGCCGACGAAGAAGCCCGCGAGCGGCAGGATCCACCACGCCGGGTACACCAGCCACACGCCAAGCTGCACCAGACCAAACAAGAAGCCAAAGTAGGCGCCGGAGCGTTCGATGAACTTGAACTCCTTGGCGCCCACTTCGAGGAACAGCTGGGTGACGAGGGTCTTGTCCTCGAGGATGGCCTTGGTCACGACTTCTTCGAGATCAACGACCTGGTTGATGTTCTGCTTCAGATCTTGCAACACCAGCGCTAGGGTCGCGCGCACTTCCCCGCGGATCATCTCGCGGACCTGCTCTTGGACCTCGGGCGCCAGGTTGTCCCACATCATTGGTGCGCGGCGCTTGACCTCGGTCTCTACCTCAGCCGTGATCTGCTCGACCACTGGCTTCAGCTCTCCCGTGAAGCTCTCGGGGCTGAAGTTCTCGAACAGCTCCTCGAGGCGCATCAGCTTGGTGGTGATGAGTCGAGTGGAGAACTTGCCGAGCTTCTGCGCGTTGGCCGGCACCAGGCCTTGCCAGCCGAGCAGCGGGCGCATGCCCACGAACTCGGTCGGGTAGAACATCATCTTGACCGCCAGCACGTTCGTGAACCAGCCAACGAAGGCGCTGATCGGTGGGATCAGCAGAACCAAGTAGTCGCGTGAGATGGCGTCCAAGAGCGCTTGCATGAGGAACCTCGGTGAGCTCGCCGTCTGACAGGCGCCGCAAGCGTAGGGCTTGTTGAACTTGAGTCAATAGATTATGACTCAAGCCATGGAGCGAAGCGGTAGTGGCCGGGCGTAAGCGCAACCGCCTCCAGGTGGACGAGCGTCGCGGGCAGCTGCTCGAGCTCGGGATCCGCCTGTTCAGCGATCGGAGCTACGAGGAGATCCCGATCGGTGAAATCGCCGAAGCAGCCGGGATCTCCAAGGGGCTCCTTTACCACTACTTCCCGAGCAAGCGGGATTTCTACGTGGAAGCGGTCAGGCACGCTGCGGGTCAGATGCTCACGAGCATCGAGCAAGCGACTCAAGGTCCAGACCGGGGAGAGGTAGAGGGCCTGCGTCGCGGCCTCGATGCATATCTCGACTATGTCGAAGATCACGCGGTGGCTTACTCCACACTGATGAAGAGCGGCGCGGCAGACCCCGACGTCGCGCTGGTCGTCGAACAGGCGCGCCGCGCCTTCGTGCAACAGATCAGCGAAGGCGCGGGGCTGACGGCTCCTTCGCCCACGGTGCAGGTTGCCTTGCGCGGCTGGATCGGCTTCGTGGAGGCAGCGAGTCTCGAGTGGCTCGACTCCCGCACGGTAGCCCGAGAGACTCTGCGGGAGGTGATGGTCGCGGCGCTAATGGGGGCCGCTCAAGCTGCCGCGATGGATTTGAGTAACGGGGTGACGGCTGACCTCACCCCCAAACCCAAGAGGAACGCTCAGGGGCGGGGGTAGGGCGACTCCAAGGAATCGGCGCCTGACCGCGCCAGCTGAAGTTGTGCTTGCGCCGTGCGCAGGAGGAGAGGAACCATGATAATTCCGCGCGGAACTAATGCTGTGATCACCGGCGCTGGCTCTGGTCTGGGTCGGGCTTTTGCCTATGAGCTCGCGAAGGCTAAAGCGGGGCTGATTTTGGGGGATATCGACCAGGCCGGGCTCGATGAGACGCTGGCTGAAGCTCGGCGCCTGGGGGCGACGAACGTCGTGGGTCAGCTGTGCGACGTGACGAAACTCGAGGATTGGAAGCGGCTGCAAGAGGCCGCCGCTCAGGTTGGCCCGGTGAACCTGCTGGTCAACAACGCGGGGGTCGGCGTTGGGGGGCAGTTGCTCGATGTATCCCTCGAAGATCTCGAGTTCGTGATGAACATCAACCTGTGGGGCGTGCTCCATGGTTGCCGAACCTTTGGGCCTGCCATGCGGGATCGTGGAGCGGGCTACATCATCAACATCGCGAGCGCCGCAGGCCTCTTGAACCCTCCGGGACTCGGGCCGTACAACATCACGAAGAGCGGCGTGGTGTCCCTCAGCGAGACCTTGCACGCGGAGCTCAAGGAGTTCGGAGTCAACGTGACGGCGGTGTGCCCCACCTTCTTCAAGACGAAGATCTTGGATAATGGTCGCGGCACGAATGAAGAGCAGAAGGCGTTCGTGGAGAAGCTGATGAAGCGCTCTCGCGTTCAGGCAGCGGACGTCGCGCGCCACGCGCTCAAGAGCGTATTCTCCGGGAATCCTCACTCGGTGCCCATGCTGGATGCGAAGGGCTTCTGGGTCCTCAAGAGGACATTCCCGCGCGGATACGCCGCGCTGGCCTCGCGCATGGCCAAGCTGTCGCGTTGATGCTCAAGAGCCGCCTCAAGAGCCGCGTCGTCCAGGGTCTCGTGGGCGTCGGACCGCGGCTGCTCAAGCTCCGCCGGTTGCTACCAGGGCGTGCGGGCGCGGCGCTGTTTTGCGATCCGTTGGACGCACACTCGTGGCTCCTTGCCGTCGCGTTGTGGCGGGAGCGAACTCGGCTCCCGAAGCAGTTCGAGCTTCACTGGGTGCGAGCGCCAGAGCCGGCGCTCGATCCTGAACCCCAGCTGCGAGTGCGGCACGCGAGTCGGGACGTGCGCCTCCTAGCGGAGCTGTTCGAGCTTGGGCTCGGTCCACGACTCAAGGAGCTGGATCCCCAGGCGGCACTGGCGGCGGCAGCCGATAGCCTGCGCGGCAGCTCAGGACTCGAACGCTTGGAGGCGACCGCTGCGGGCGCATCCGGTGTGTTCGCAGCAGACGCTCCCCCGCAGGCCGTCGACTACTCGAATGCTTCGGGATGTTTGCGCGCGGAAATGGATGGCGGTTCGGCAACGTTGCGCAAGTTGGGGCACTACCAGGGGGCGATGCTCTACGACCGCGGCGCCTGGTACTGGGGCGTCGACCGGCTCCCGCTGTGGCTCGCTGGTGCCGCGGGCGGGGCCGTCACCCAACGCGAGGCCGAGGTCTTTCGCCCGCGCCCCGCTGCGGAGTTGCCGCCAGAGCTACGTCGCGCAGCGTCCGAACTCCGCGTCTACTTCTCATTTCGCAGCCCGTACTCCTACCTCGCGCTGAACCGCGCCGCGCAGCTTTCGGAGCGTTATCAGGTGGCGCTCGAGCCGCACCCCGTGCTGCCCATGGTGATGCGCGGCTTGGCTGTTCCACCGTTGAAGAAGTTCTATCTGCTGTTCGACGCGGCCCGTGAGGCGAGGCGACTGGGGATCCCGTTTGGGCGCATCACCGATCCGGTGGGGCCAGGAGCTGAGCGCTGCCTGGCGGCGTTCAGCGTCGCGAGCGAGGCGCAGCGTGTGGCGTTTGCGTCTCGCGCGATGCAGGCGATCTGGAGCGAAGGAGTGGACGTCGCGAGCGATGCGGGGCTGCGCGTCGTGTGCGAGGCGACCGGCGTCGCCTGGACTCGCGTTCAGGCAGCGATCGCCGCCGAGGCATGGCGCGAGCTGGCGGTCACCAATCGCGAGCAGCTCAGCGGGCTCGGTCTGTGGGGAGTACCGAGCTTTCAACTCGGAGCACACGTGCTCTGGGGTCAGGACCGCCTGCGCGTCCTCGAGCGCCTACTACAAGTCACTTCGCGCTGACTCGGGCGCTGCTGCGACGCGTCGCGGCTCCGTAAGCCCACGCACGAGCGTCTCCAGTCGACGACACCCCGAAGGGTGTTCTGGCGGAGCGCGACGACGTC
Coding sequences within it:
- a CDS encoding SDR family NAD(P)-dependent oxidoreductase, whose protein sequence is MIIPRGTNAVITGAGSGLGRAFAYELAKAKAGLILGDIDQAGLDETLAEARRLGATNVVGQLCDVTKLEDWKRLQEAAAQVGPVNLLVNNAGVGVGGQLLDVSLEDLEFVMNINLWGVLHGCRTFGPAMRDRGAGYIINIASAAGLLNPPGLGPYNITKSGVVSLSETLHAELKEFGVNVTAVCPTFFKTKILDNGRGTNEEQKAFVEKLMKRSRVQAADVARHALKSVFSGNPHSVPMLDAKGFWVLKRTFPRGYAALASRMAKLSR
- a CDS encoding DsbA family protein, with the protein product MLKSRLKSRVVQGLVGVGPRLLKLRRLLPGRAGAALFCDPLDAHSWLLAVALWRERTRLPKQFELHWVRAPEPALDPEPQLRVRHASRDVRLLAELFELGLGPRLKELDPQAALAAAADSLRGSSGLERLEATAAGASGVFAADAPPQAVDYSNASGCLRAEMDGGSATLRKLGHYQGAMLYDRGAWYWGVDRLPLWLAGAAGGAVTQREAEVFRPRPAAELPPELRRAASELRVYFSFRSPYSYLALNRAAQLSERYQVALEPHPVLPMVMRGLAVPPLKKFYLLFDAAREARRLGIPFGRITDPVGPGAERCLAAFSVASEAQRVAFASRAMQAIWSEGVDVASDAGLRVVCEATGVAWTRVQAAIAAEAWRELAVTNREQLSGLGLWGVPSFQLGAHVLWGQDRLRVLERLLQVTSR
- a CDS encoding peptidyl-prolyl cis-trans isomerase, yielding MASLKRCSSLLVLCLTAPACVISTHEGPADPPVHAGALYEPVFPEPEEQGKPGEPEEITASHILVMYRGSKSAPSSIVRSKEEARERAEEVRQRAVAGEDFATLAGEYSDEPGAGERGGSLGAFPRGVMVKPFSDAAFALKPGQVSDVIETDYGFHVILRTE
- a CDS encoding DUF445 family protein encodes the protein MQALLDAISRDYLVLLIPPISAFVGWFTNVLAVKMMFYPTEFVGMRPLLGWQGLVPANAQKLGKFSTRLITTKLMRLEELFENFSPESFTGELKPVVEQITAEVETEVKRRAPMMWDNLAPEVQEQVREMIRGEVRATLALVLQDLKQNINQVVDLEEVVTKAILEDKTLVTQLFLEVGAKEFKFIERSGAYFGFLFGLVQLGVWLVYPAWWILPLAGFFVGYATNWLALKLIFEPAEPKRIGPFVLQGLFHKRQHEVAERFAELVSAKLLNPDNIVETIQSSTKGDFVTGIVNRQLDALFDRYASHPMAAMLLPDTEREALRTQIQTRVTEELPKPGGFLHTFAGRAVDIRGELMERMKQLDPKSFEGVLRPAFQQDEWKLIVAGAALGLLAGVLQLVYLFEGALKSVA
- a CDS encoding TetR/AcrR family transcriptional regulator — protein: MAGRKRNRLQVDERRGQLLELGIRLFSDRSYEEIPIGEIAEAAGISKGLLYHYFPSKRDFYVEAVRHAAGQMLTSIEQATQGPDRGEVEGLRRGLDAYLDYVEDHAVAYSTLMKSGAADPDVALVVEQARRAFVQQISEGAGLTAPSPTVQVALRGWIGFVEAASLEWLDSRTVARETLREVMVAALMGAAQAAAMDLSNGVTADLTPKPKRNAQGRG